The Pristiophorus japonicus isolate sPriJap1 chromosome 30, sPriJap1.hap1, whole genome shotgun sequence sequence ggtggtagaggtttggcaTTGATTcggaggcagacattgatgcagagattcaacatcacctccagtgctccagtgcagccttcggccgtctgaggaaaagagtgttcgacgaccaggccctcaatccaccaccaagctcacggtctacagggctgtagtaatacccgccctcctgtatggatctgaggcatggacgatgtatagaaggcacctcgtcgctggagatacatcaccaacgatgtctccacaagatcctgcaaatcccctgggaggacagacgcaccaacatcagtgtcctcgaccaggccaacatccccagtattgaagcactgcccacactcgatcagctccgctgggcaggccacatagttcacatgccagatacgtgactccctaagcaaatgctctatgcggagctccttcatggtaaacgagccaaaggtgggcagtggaagcgttacaatgacaccctcaaagcctccctgataaaatgcgacatcaccactgacacctgggagtccctggccgaggactgcccaaggtggagaaagtgcatccgggagggcgctgagctcttcgagtctcaacacaaagagcgtgaagaggtcaagcgcaggtggcagaaggagcacgcggcaaaccagccccacccaccccttcccccaacgaatgtctgtcccacctgtaacagggtctgtggctctcgtatcggactgtttagccaccaaaaaactcactttgggagtggaagcaagtcttccccgattccgagggactgcctatgatgatgatgagaggtttGGAGCTCTCTTTCAATccgagattgataagatttttgttaaccaaagctattaagggatatgggccaaaggtgggtagatggagttaggtcaaagatcagccgtgatctcactgaatgacggaacaggctcgaggggctgaatatcctcctcctgttctgacgaaggatcatcgacccgaaacgttaactctgcttcctcgccacgggtgccgcctgacctgctgagatttccagcatttcctgttcttATTTCTCCTGTTCCTACAAAACAAGAAAACAAACTAGAGCTGAACTCAACTCTTAAATGAAATTTGCCGCACCCAAGGGGTTGGTTATTTAGCGCAAAAAGACTTTTAAAAATCACTTTCTTCTTCTtaagcggtccctcatatcgaggatgacttgcttccacaccaaaaagggatgcgttcacaggagtttcaatgaaggacttggcATTGCGGGTCCCCAGCTACGtattgatgggtggaagatgctgtgcgtggatttttttaacaactCCGCCAGTGTCTTACCTCGTTGGCTAAGTATCCTCGTCGTTTTTCTTCAGGAAGGTTTTAATCTTGTGGTAGAGGGCCCGGGCCCCCTTTTTCAGCTTCTTCCAGTAATTCTTGGAGTCTATAATCTCTTGGTAGTTGATGTCGCTCAGCACGCAGGTGTACGGGTCGGGCTCGGAGCAGGTCACGttggcggagtggcagtgctggGCTTTGCGGCTGCACTTGCAGTCTTTGTAGTTGCAGGGCTCCCTCTGGAAATGGCTGGGCTGGTAGCCTCTGTAGTGGACAGCGCTGCCCGTGCGCTTGTCCAGGATGCCCCTGATGCGGGACATGCTGCTGTTGGCGCAGTTGCAGTACCAGTCGCTCCACGCCGCCCAGCTGTAGGAGGAGCCGTCCAGCGAGATGACAATGGTCATGGGGTTGGGCGGCAGGGTGGTGCCGTTGGGCGAGTTAGAGACGACATCCAGGATGACATCGTGGATGGTGGCATTGACCTTGGCAATACTGATGACGGCGGTGGTATTGCCCTGGGTAACACTGGTGGGGGCGGTCTCGGTGCTGGCGGTCCCATTCTGGGCGGTAACCACAGGGTTATCCGACTCGTCGCCCTCCGCATTGTGGTCCGTCACGATTTCGGTGCCGTTGGACAGGACGACGGACGAACCGGGCGTGCGAGGGCCGGCCACCTGGATTTCCGTGCCGGGCCCCAGCACGACGGACGACTGGGTCACGGTCCGCTCCCCGTTGGTGGTGGCGAAGACGATCTGGTCGCCGGCCCCCAGGGCGATGGGGGCGACGGTGACGTTCTCCTCCGAGCTGCCGATGAGGATCTCGGTCCCGCCGCCGCCGCCGCGGGAGGCCGCCGCCTCCTCCTCGCCCGCGACCACGATCTCGTCGCCGGGCTCCAGCGGGATGGGGGTCAGCGGGCCGCCGGCGTCGGCGATGAGGATCTGGGCGCCGGCGCTGCCCACCGACACCGGGGGCTGGGCGGCGGCGCCGGTGCCGCCGGTGAGCGCGATCTGGCTGGAGGCCGTCAGGACGATGGTGACCGGGGTCGGCGAGGTCGTTGGCGGCGGCGGCGGACGGGTCGTCAACAACAAACGGGTCGTCGGCGCCGAATGGCTGGTCGACGGGACTGTGGACATGGCAGCAGGCTCGGTGgcggccgccgccgccgccgccgcgcaCAGCGAGGTGAGCAGCGGGAGGGTGCTGGTGGCCGTCTGGTTGCAGCCCGCCGCCATTTTGACGCCGCCCGCCGCCATTTTATCGCCGGCCGCCGGCGGCAGCGTCTTCTCCTCCGCCGCCGTCGTCCACTtctccgccgccgccgccgcctcctCCTCAGGCGCCGCGCCCGCCAAGTGGCCCAGCAGGAAGGCGAGAGTCCAAAAGCGCATGGCCGCCGCTTCGTTCCCGAGCAAACACGACCGACGACGCCTCGCTGCCAGCCACCATCATCATGGCGGCCATTCGAGCTGAGGCGGACGAACGAGGAGCGGGACGGAAGAAAACCGTTGGCCGGGGCGGGGCGGGCGCATGCGCGTCTCCATGGCGACCCCCTTTGtgaactcactcacccacccacccaccccgcgCGCGGCCGGCCGGCCGGCCAATCACCGGCCTTCCCTCCAAAACGCGCGTGAAGGGGGGCGTGGCGAGGAATTGGAGCGAGGGTTGTCGTCCGTCAAATCGGGTTTTCCCATTTTCctcagcgagggggggggagggagggggaagacagTTCTAAACTTTACAACTAAAATCGAAAAAATAAAAAGCTAATGCGCGTttgaagttttttttaaatcctaCACGTCTCGGAAAACGACGTTGCCGTTGGTTTCTTTCGCTTTTAAAAGTGGTTTGCACTGCCTTCTGCTCCCCGTCTCCCCCTTTTGGCTGGTTTGTGGTACTTACTGTCGGCCTTGAAGCTGAATCGTTTAATAAGCATTTGTTTTTCATGGTTCCCACCTCCCCCAACATCAATAGAGTCAGGAATAACTAAAGCTTGAAATGGTGAATGATATGGGTGGTTAAATATACCCAGGGGGGCAAGAATTGCGTTTCATCGTGAAGAGGATGGCAAGTGCAAGACAACATGGCTGCCAGGTTACCAAGGTAAAGTTTCCCAAATGTAATTTCAGACAAAATGCACTCCTTTTATTCTGTAAGATGCAACTCCGGCCCCCACAACAATGCAGAGGCGGAGAACGGCGCCGAAATTCCAAAGTATatgggcacaggaggaggccatgcggCCCTGTTCAACGgaaggcagacttgcatttatatagtgcctttcagcggACGTCTCAAACGCGCTTCACAAGCCAATGACAAGCTGCTCCCATTAGCCGCTGGCACAAGTTCTCGGGGGGCACACATGTAACAACAGCagctcgcatttatatagtgcctttaacgtccccAGGCGCTTTGCAGGAGCATTATGGGacgagaaatttgacaccgagccgcacaaggagaaattaggaccaaaagcttaaagagggaggtttttaaggagcgtcttggaggaggaaagagaggcggagaggtttagggagggagttccagagtttagggcccaggcagctgaaggcacagccaccgatggtggagcgattataatgggGGATGCTCAAGAACAATATGGATTCCGCCCCCATTCCCAGCTGCTCAGTACACAACCCCGGTGTCTAGCTGTGAACGGAGAGAGCTCTTTgagctgtaaacatagaaaataggtgcaggagtaggccattcggcccttcgagcctgcaccaccattcaatatgatcatggctgatcatgcaacttcagtaccccattcctgctttctctccataccccttgatccctttagccgtaagggccgcatctaactcccttttgaatatatccaacgaactggcctcaacaactctctgtggtagagaattccacaggttca is a genomic window containing:
- the LOC139240174 gene encoding uncharacterized protein, which produces MRFWTLAFLLGHLAGAAPEEEAAAAAEKWTTAAEEKTLPPAAGDKMAAGGVKMAAGCNQTATSTLPLLTSLCAAAAAAAATEPAAMSTVPSTSHSAPTTRLLLTTRPPPPPTTSPTPVTIVLTASSQIALTGGTGAAAQPPVSVGSAGAQILIADAGGPLTPIPLEPGDEIVVAGEEEAAASRGGGGGTEILIGSSEENVTVAPIALGAGDQIVFATTNGERTVTQSSVVLGPGTEIQVAGPRTPGSSVVLSNGTEIVTDHNAEGDESDNPVVTAQNGTASTETAPTSVTQGNTTAVISIAKVNATIHDVILDVVSNSPNGTTLPPNPMTIVISLDGSSYSWAAWSDWYCNCANSSMSRIRGILDKRTGSAVHYRGYQPSHFQREPCNYKDCKCSRKAQHCHSANVTCSEPDPYTCVLSDINYQEIIDSKNYWKKLKKGARALYHKIKTFLKKNDEDT